DNA from Candidatus Saccharimonadales bacterium:
AAGATCAGGCAATTCCGTTCGGCCTTGATGGCAAAGACGTTATTGGTATTGCTAACACTGGTACGGGTAAGACCACCGCTTTTGCGTTGCCTGTTATCAACCAGCTTATGGAGTACCCGCAAGCTAAGGCCTTGATCTTGGCTCCAACTCGTGAGCTTGCTATGCAGATCGAGGAAGAATGCCGTTCATTCGCTAAAGGCAGTGGCCTACGTGGGGCTTTGGTTATTGGTGGTGCTCCTATGTACCGCCAGACTCGCGACTTGCAAAACAACCCTAATATCGTAATTGGTACGCCGGGTCGGCTAAAAGACCACTTTAACCGCGGCAACATTGACCTTTCTAAGTTCACTATTGTGGTGCTAGATGAGGTTGACCGTATGGTTGATATGGGTTTCATCAACGACATACGTATGTTGCTTGGTGAGGTTTCTGAAGTTCGTCAGTCGTTGTTCTTTTCGGCAACTATGGATGCGAAAATCGAAAGCCTAATTAACACCTTTATGACAGAGCCCGTTAAGGTATCGGTTCGTACAAGTGCAACAAGTGATAACGTCGAGCAAAACGTCGTGCATCACACTAAAAACGACAAGTTAGAAAAGCTTCACGACATCTTGAGCAAAGAGCATGTTTCTAAAACTTTGGTGTTTGACGAGACTCAACGCAACGTGGAAAAGCTAAGCCAAGAACTTTACAACCGTGGATTCAGTGTTGAGTCATTGCACGGTGGTAAAAGTCAAGGTCAACGCCTGCGTGCACTAAAACGCTTTAAAAACAACGAAGTTACAGTGCTTGTTGCAACCGACGTCGCTGCTCGTGGTATTGACGTAGCCGACATCACACACGTGATCAACTACACAACTCCAAACAGTTACGACGATTATACACACCGTGTTGGTCGTGCTGGACGCGCCGGTCGTAAGGGTTACGCGCTGACTTTTGTTGAAAAATACTAATTCGCGCGCGCTGAAACCTCCAATTAAAAAGAGCCTCGACTGTTGAGGCTCTTTTTAATGAGTTATCTAGGCTGCCGCTTACGCATGTTCGGGTTAAGCTCTCGCTTGCGTAGGCGTAGGTTTTTAGGGGTAACTTCTAGCAGCTCATCGTTTTCGATGAAATCTAGGC
Protein-coding regions in this window:
- a CDS encoding DEAD/DEAH box helicase, whose translation is MSYFNSGRSRFNGGRSKFGGNSGGPRRGGYSQGGGRRNGANKQYIDPSRFIKAAKQVEEEVYVPKHSFADFNINPLIKKNIEIKGFTTPSKIQDQAIPFGLDGKDVIGIANTGTGKTTAFALPVINQLMEYPQAKALILAPTRELAMQIEEECRSFAKGSGLRGALVIGGAPMYRQTRDLQNNPNIVIGTPGRLKDHFNRGNIDLSKFTIVVLDEVDRMVDMGFINDIRMLLGEVSEVRQSLFFSATMDAKIESLINTFMTEPVKVSVRTSATSDNVEQNVVHHTKNDKLEKLHDILSKEHVSKTLVFDETQRNVEKLSQELYNRGFSVESLHGGKSQGQRLRALKRFKNNEVTVLVATDVAARGIDVADITHVINYTTPNSYDDYTHRVGRAGRAGRKGYALTFVEKY